One Gammaproteobacteria bacterium genomic region harbors:
- a CDS encoding hypothetical protein (Evidence 5 : Unknown function): MSNTLSQLLNTYRSIAVTEREKGTYFEELIRCYLRNEASYRDLYCDVRLYPDWAKEQGLDQRDTGIDLVAKTNGTGEYHAIQCKLYAEDYTLQKKDIDSFFTASGKKPFTHRIIISTTAHWSEHAEDALRDQQPPVSKIDLHDLENSQIDWKQYQPHQDPIIKPKKKLRPHQEHALENVLTGLQNADRGKLIMACGTGKTFTSLKIAESVAGKNGRVLFLVPSLALLSQSLTEWTQESAIPLHCFAVCSDSDVGKKRKKDDDTVQTFTHELRYPATTNAESLAREINKRHDPQHMSVVFSTYHSIEVIHRAQKDHEFDNFDLIICDEAHRTTGAIFEGEEESTFVKVHNNNFIHATKRIYMTATPRIYGNSAKALAEKDNVTLCSMDDETLYGTLLHAITFSEAVQRKLLVDYKVIVLAVEEKHVSRRLQSLLKDENNQLKMDDAAKIVGCWKALSKQGLTNDLTDNAAMKRAVAFCQVIEVAKGMKTHKVSSKLIAAMFQTVVEAYQETEKAEGPLRLSCEARHVDGGMNASAKEERIHWLKSEAAPNTCRILSNVRCLSEGVDVPALDAVLFLTPRNSQVDVVQSVGRVMRNAPGKQRGYVILPVVIPAGVEPHEALNDNKTYAVVWQVLQALRSHDDRFDAMVNKLDLIGKDTSKMEIIAITDTIQKAAKGKAQRKTGKGNFNLGNQNHPPGQEKQFDMQFEIGEIERAIYAKLVQKVGNRHHWEDWANDIARIARTHIDRIIGIVENPANIREREAFHSFAHELRDDINDSISDSEIIEMLAQHLITKPVFDALFSGYSFAVNNPMSMAMQGVLDVLHEHHLDKEADTLQSFYDSVKMRATGIDSAAGKQKIVVELYDKFFRNAFPRMTERLGIVYTPVEVVDFIIHSVNHLLMKEFGKTLGSEGVHILDPFTGTGTFITRLLQSGLITREQLPHKYQNEIHANEIVLLAYYIAAINIESTYHELVGGAYQPFAGICLTDTFQLHEKEDLVSALLVDNSARRVKQKALDIRVIMGNPPYS, from the coding sequence ATGAGCAACACTCTTTCACAACTGCTCAACACCTACCGTTCCATCGCCGTCACCGAACGCGAAAAAGGTACCTATTTTGAAGAACTCATCCGTTGTTACTTGCGTAACGAAGCCAGTTACCGCGATCTCTATTGCGATGTCCGGCTCTACCCGGATTGGGCTAAAGAGCAAGGTCTGGACCAACGCGATACCGGTATCGACTTGGTAGCAAAAACCAACGGTACCGGCGAATATCACGCCATCCAGTGCAAACTCTACGCGGAAGATTACACACTACAAAAAAAAGATATCGACAGTTTCTTCACCGCCTCCGGTAAAAAACCATTCACGCATCGCATCATTATTAGTACCACCGCGCATTGGAGCGAGCACGCCGAGGATGCGTTACGTGATCAACAACCTCCAGTGAGCAAAATTGATCTCCATGATCTGGAAAATAGCCAGATTGACTGGAAACAATATCAACCTCATCAAGATCCAATCATTAAGCCCAAAAAGAAATTACGACCCCATCAGGAACACGCGCTGGAAAATGTACTGACTGGATTGCAAAATGCTGATCGTGGCAAATTAATCATGGCGTGTGGAACTGGAAAAACTTTTACCAGTCTCAAGATTGCCGAAAGCGTGGCGGGAAAGAATGGGCGCGTGCTTTTTCTGGTGCCCAGTCTGGCCCTGCTTTCTCAAAGTCTCACCGAATGGACCCAGGAAAGCGCAATTCCACTCCATTGTTTCGCGGTCTGCTCCGATAGCGATGTCGGCAAGAAACGCAAAAAGGACGATGATACCGTTCAGACCTTCACCCACGAATTACGCTACCCCGCCACCACCAATGCCGAAAGTCTAGCCCGGGAAATCAACAAGCGTCATGACCCGCAACACATGAGCGTGGTGTTTTCAACCTATCATTCCATTGAAGTCATTCACCGCGCCCAAAAAGATCATGAATTTGATAACTTCGATCTCATCATTTGCGATGAAGCCCACCGCACCACCGGCGCTATTTTTGAAGGCGAGGAAGAAAGCACTTTTGTGAAAGTGCATAATAATAATTTCATCCACGCGACCAAGCGGATCTATATGACCGCCACCCCGCGCATTTACGGCAACAGCGCCAAAGCCCTCGCCGAAAAGGATAACGTCACCCTTTGTTCCATGGATGACGAAACGCTTTATGGAACCCTGCTTCATGCCATTACCTTTTCCGAGGCCGTGCAACGCAAGTTATTGGTGGATTACAAAGTCATCGTCCTCGCGGTGGAAGAAAAACATGTCAGTCGTCGCTTGCAAAGTCTCCTCAAGGACGAAAACAATCAACTCAAAATGGATGACGCGGCCAAAATTGTCGGTTGTTGGAAGGCGTTATCCAAACAAGGGCTAACCAATGATTTGACCGATAACGCCGCCATGAAACGCGCCGTGGCTTTTTGTCAGGTAATTGAAGTAGCCAAGGGAATGAAGACGCACAAAGTCAGTTCCAAGCTCATTGCCGCGATGTTTCAAACCGTGGTCGAGGCCTATCAGGAAACAGAAAAAGCCGAGGGGCCATTACGGCTTTCCTGTGAAGCACGGCACGTTGACGGCGGTATGAATGCCAGCGCCAAGGAAGAGCGGATTCATTGGCTTAAATCCGAGGCGGCACCGAATACCTGCCGCATTCTCAGCAATGTGCGTTGTCTTTCCGAAGGCGTGGATGTCCCGGCGCTCGACGCCGTGTTATTTCTCACCCCACGCAATTCGCAAGTGGACGTGGTGCAATCGGTTGGGCGGGTTATGCGTAACGCGCCGGGCAAGCAGCGGGGCTATGTGATATTGCCCGTGGTGATTCCCGCTGGCGTTGAACCACACGAAGCACTCAACGATAACAAAACCTATGCCGTGGTCTGGCAAGTATTACAAGCCTTGCGTTCTCATGATGATCGTTTTGACGCGATGGTCAATAAACTGGATTTAATTGGCAAGGACACCAGCAAAATGGAAATCATCGCCATCACCGACACCATTCAGAAAGCCGCCAAGGGTAAAGCGCAACGGAAAACCGGCAAGGGCAATTTTAACCTGGGGAACCAGAATCATCCTCCTGGTCAAGAAAAACAATTCGATATGCAATTCGAGATCGGAGAAATAGAACGCGCCATTTACGCTAAATTGGTGCAAAAGGTGGGCAATCGTCACCATTGGGAAGATTGGGCCAATGACATTGCCAGAATTGCCCGTACCCATATCGACCGGATTATCGGAATTGTGGAAAATCCGGCCAATATCCGAGAACGTGAGGCATTTCACTCTTTTGCCCACGAATTACGCGACGATATCAACGACAGCATCAGCGATAGTGAAATTATCGAAATGCTGGCACAGCATTTAATCACCAAGCCCGTATTCGATGCGCTATTTTCTGGATATAGCTTTGCCGTGAATAACCCGATGTCGATGGCCATGCAGGGCGTCTTGGATGTACTACATGAGCATCATCTGGATAAAGAAGCCGATACCCTGCAATCCTTTTACGACAGCGTGAAAATGCGTGCCACGGGTATCGATAGCGCGGCGGGAAAACAGAAAATTGTGGTCGAGTTATATGACAAGTTTTTCCGCAACGCTTTTCCACGTATGACCGAGCGACTAGGCATTGTTTACACGCCCGTGGAAGTGGTGGATTTTATTATTCACAGCGTCAATCATCTCTTGATGAAGGAGTTTGGCAAGACGCTAGGCAGTGAAGGCGTGCATATTCTCGATCCATTTACGGGCACCGGCACCTTTATCACCCGATTATTGCAAAGTGGACTAATTACCCGAGAACAGTTACCACACAAGTATCAAAATGAAATCCACGCCAATGAAATTGTACTATTGGCTTATTACATCGCCGCCATTAATATCGAATCGACCTATCATGAACTGGTGGGTGGCGCGTATCAACCTTTCGCGGGCATTTGTCTCACCGATACTTTCCAACTTCACGAAAAGGAAGATTTGGTCAGCGCGTTATTGGTGGATAATAGCGCCCGGCGGGTAAAACAAAAGGCTTTGGATATTCGCGTGATTATGGGCAATCCACCCTATAGCTAA
- a CDS encoding hypothetical protein (Evidence 5 : Unknown function), whose translation MKCPAPLKTAWAAPFVATGTSKIIVETADYGCQVNVTLDRIQQTPRVAVTKVNHSVKIGTRITFEAGLHWPDKIIEFLQRTD comes from the coding sequence TTGAAATGTCCCGCGCCGCTGAAAACGGCATGGGCCGCACCGTTCGTTGCCACGGGAACCAGCAAGATTATTGTAGAAACCGCCGATTATGGCTGCCAGGTGAACGTGACCCTGGATCGGATACAACAAACGCCACGAGTCGCGGTAACAAAAGTGAATCACTCTGTAAAAATCGGGACGCGGATCACTTTTGAAGCTGGGCTTCATTGGCCAGACAAAATCATCGAGTTTTTACAACGCACTGATTGA
- a CDS encoding hypothetical protein (Evidence 5 : Unknown function) has product MKLGFIGQTKSSSFYNALIEGFKIFNPHLTINDDAALSPAWNHWPAQETSPHWYTNERFRDLLALRLKADQCTTINEFIREFHGLSGTQKAKSVLAHSGLTGKTLQDLLANDDFDMGLISTLLEAMKQGSRQVKPEALGVIGRDNFHHHLISCGIGENSIEYRKATGIVNGLPYVLEVAFGVFNSDDAGRMVRAGINWTPVLGIPFDELNEAMRDARIDHEDGVALIVHLACPVIHYRDRGKTKAFIPMEMGRDMERMVRLATKKFTEAKDRNRRISRRDWNELLTRHKEKNMSVKSAAALVMQEAYFHASGGGNLPANARQIMYAARPRIIELTGKTSPWKNSATFTQRLLPDYLMEHSEECHNWDVVFDDRGHFEEPHTRIRIGIGTLAVRNHIHDWHDLVDDRIDNIRIPDEINTKGPVLRYRYALFIEKEGFDSILRQANIANRFDIAIFSTKGMSTTAARMLVENMSNHGVTILVLHDFDKSGFTIAHTIKSNGRRYQFRKPPKVVDLGLRLDDIVAMNLTSEEVEYGKNDPRPKLKEQGATQAEADFLVTKSNFIGNQWYGRRVELNAMDSPRFIAWLEEKLRSHGVGRFIPPNDKDLRTAFIRAQRVGNINRTITATIKNCRDDILREPPNNLRDLIQKNMGEGISWDQAVATIARSTP; this is encoded by the coding sequence TTGAAGCTGGGCTTCATTGGCCAGACAAAATCATCGAGTTTTTACAACGCACTGATTGAAGGGTTCAAAATCTTCAATCCTCACCTGACCATCAATGATGACGCAGCTCTTTCACCAGCGTGGAATCACTGGCCGGCTCAGGAGACCTCGCCACATTGGTACACCAATGAACGATTCAGGGATTTGCTGGCCTTGCGGTTGAAAGCGGATCAATGCACGACCATTAACGAGTTCATCCGGGAATTTCATGGATTGTCAGGCACGCAAAAAGCCAAGTCTGTATTGGCTCATTCCGGTTTAACCGGAAAAACACTCCAGGATTTATTGGCCAATGATGATTTTGACATGGGGTTAATTTCCACATTATTGGAGGCAATGAAACAGGGCAGCCGTCAAGTGAAACCCGAGGCCCTTGGCGTCATAGGCAGGGATAATTTCCATCACCATCTCATTTCCTGTGGAATAGGCGAGAATTCGATTGAGTATCGCAAGGCGACGGGAATCGTGAATGGATTACCTTATGTCCTCGAAGTCGCCTTTGGTGTGTTTAACAGCGACGATGCGGGAAGGATGGTTCGGGCTGGAATTAATTGGACGCCAGTACTGGGTATCCCTTTCGACGAATTAAACGAAGCCATGCGCGACGCACGAATTGATCATGAAGATGGCGTGGCGCTGATCGTGCATCTGGCCTGCCCAGTCATTCATTATCGGGATCGCGGCAAGACTAAAGCATTTATTCCAATGGAAATGGGTAGGGACATGGAGCGCATGGTCAGATTGGCCACAAAAAAATTCACCGAGGCCAAGGATAGAAATCGGCGAATCAGCCGACGTGACTGGAACGAGCTATTAACTCGCCATAAGGAAAAAAACATGTCCGTGAAATCGGCGGCGGCGCTGGTAATGCAGGAAGCGTATTTTCACGCCAGTGGTGGCGGCAATCTTCCCGCAAACGCTCGTCAAATTATGTACGCTGCACGGCCAAGGATTATCGAGCTAACCGGAAAAACTTCTCCATGGAAAAATAGCGCTACTTTCACCCAACGACTCCTTCCAGATTACCTGATGGAACATTCCGAGGAGTGCCACAATTGGGATGTGGTGTTCGATGATCGTGGTCATTTCGAGGAACCCCATACCCGAATCAGAATTGGAATCGGGACGTTGGCGGTAAGAAATCATATCCACGACTGGCACGATCTGGTGGATGACCGAATCGACAATATCAGGATACCCGATGAGATTAATACAAAAGGCCCTGTTTTACGCTACCGTTACGCACTGTTTATTGAAAAGGAGGGGTTTGATTCCATCCTGAGACAGGCGAATATCGCCAACCGTTTTGATATCGCCATTTTCAGCACCAAGGGGATGAGCACTACAGCGGCGCGAATGCTTGTGGAGAATATGTCCAATCATGGTGTGACTATTTTAGTGTTGCATGATTTCGACAAGTCTGGATTTACAATAGCGCATACCATTAAAAGTAACGGACGGCGTTATCAATTCAGGAAACCACCAAAAGTTGTTGACCTTGGGTTAAGGCTGGATGATATTGTTGCCATGAATCTAACCAGTGAGGAAGTCGAATATGGAAAGAATGATCCAAGGCCAAAATTGAAGGAGCAAGGAGCCACCCAAGCCGAGGCCGATTTCTTGGTGACAAAAAGCAATTTTATCGGCAACCAATGGTATGGTCGGCGGGTTGAATTGAACGCGATGGATTCACCACGATTCATTGCCTGGCTGGAGGAAAAATTAAGGAGTCATGGCGTTGGCCGATTCATCCCACCAAACGATAAAGATTTAAGAACCGCGTTTATCCGCGCCCAGCGCGTTGGGAACATAAACCGAACCATAACCGCCACGATAAAAAATTGTCGGGATGATATTTTACGAGAGCCGCCCAATAATTTGCGTGACCTGATTCAAAAAAACATGGGAGAGGGAATTTCCTGGGATCAGGCCGTGGCCACCATTGCAAGGAGTACACCATGA